The Callospermophilus lateralis isolate mCalLat2 chromosome 3, mCalLat2.hap1, whole genome shotgun sequence genome has a segment encoding these proteins:
- the Psma3 gene encoding proteasome subunit alpha type-3 isoform X1, whose translation MSSIGTGYDLSASTFSPDGRVFQVEYAMKAVENSSTAIGIRCKDGVVFGVEKLVLSKLYEEGSNKRLFNVDRHVGMAVAGLLADARSLADIAREEASNFRSNFGYNIPLKHLADRVAMYVHAYTLYSAVRPFGCSFMLGSYSVNDGAQLYMIDPSGVSYGYWGCAIGKARQAAKTEIEKLQMKEMTCRDVVKEVAKIIYIVHDEVKDKAFELELSWVGELTKGRHEIVPKDIREEAEKYAKESLKEEDESDDDNM comes from the exons ATGAGCTCCATTGGCACCGGG TATGACCTGTCAGCTTCTACATTCTCTCCTGATGGAAGAGTTTTTCAAGTTGAATATGCTATGAAGGCTGTAGAAAATAGTAG TACAGCTATTGGGATCAGATGTAAAGATGGTGTTGTCTTTGGAGTAGAAAAATTAGTGCTGTCTAAACTTTATGAAGAAGGTTCCAATAAACGACTTTTTAATGTTGATCGGCATGTTGGAATG GCTGTAGCAGGTTTGTTGGCAGATGCTCGTTCTTTAGCAGACATAGCAAGAGAAGAGGCTTCCAACTTTAGATCTAATTTCGGCTACAACATTCCACTAAAA CATCTTGCAGACAGAGTGGCTATGTATGTACATGCTTACACACTCTACAGTGCTGTTAGACCTTTTGGCTGCAG tttcatgttaggatcttacagtgtGAATGATGGTGCACAGCTCTACATGATTGACCCATCAGGTGTTTCATAT ggTTATTGGGGCTGCGCCATTGGCAAAGCCAGGCAAGCTGCaaagacagaaatagaaaaacttCAG ATGAAAGAAATGACCTGCCGTGATGTTGTTAAGGAAGTTGCGAAAAT AATTTACATAGTACATGATGAAGTTAAAGATAAAGCTTTTGAACTAGAGCTCAGCTGGGTTGGTGAAC TAACTAAAGGAAGACATGAAATTGTTCCAAAAGATATAAGGGAAGAAGCAGAGAAATATGCTAAG GAATCTTTGAAGGAAGAGGATGAATCAGATGATGATAATATGTAA
- the Psma3 gene encoding proteasome subunit alpha type-3 isoform X2, with protein sequence MAVAGLLADARSLADIAREEASNFRSNFGYNIPLKHLADRVAMYVHAYTLYSAVRPFGCSFMLGSYSVNDGAQLYMIDPSGVSYGYWGCAIGKARQAAKTEIEKLQMKEMTCRDVVKEVAKIIYIVHDEVKDKAFELELSWVGELTKGRHEIVPKDIREEAEKYAKESLKEEDESDDDNM encoded by the exons ATG GCTGTAGCAGGTTTGTTGGCAGATGCTCGTTCTTTAGCAGACATAGCAAGAGAAGAGGCTTCCAACTTTAGATCTAATTTCGGCTACAACATTCCACTAAAA CATCTTGCAGACAGAGTGGCTATGTATGTACATGCTTACACACTCTACAGTGCTGTTAGACCTTTTGGCTGCAG tttcatgttaggatcttacagtgtGAATGATGGTGCACAGCTCTACATGATTGACCCATCAGGTGTTTCATAT ggTTATTGGGGCTGCGCCATTGGCAAAGCCAGGCAAGCTGCaaagacagaaatagaaaaacttCAG ATGAAAGAAATGACCTGCCGTGATGTTGTTAAGGAAGTTGCGAAAAT AATTTACATAGTACATGATGAAGTTAAAGATAAAGCTTTTGAACTAGAGCTCAGCTGGGTTGGTGAAC TAACTAAAGGAAGACATGAAATTGTTCCAAAAGATATAAGGGAAGAAGCAGAGAAATATGCTAAG GAATCTTTGAAGGAAGAGGATGAATCAGATGATGATAATATGTAA